A window of the Paenibacillus woosongensis genome harbors these coding sequences:
- a CDS encoding sulfonate ABC transporter substrate-binding protein → MNKSKSKRAAQGVIAAASALLLAVVLSACNASSSDGQAEGQSASGAAAVPASTEASVAGAPSETRDITIRIGYQKYGTINILKADGALDRRLEEERNIKIEWTEFPGGPQLLEALNVGSVDVGHTGEAPPIFAQAAGAKLVYLAHEPASPRSEGIIVPKDSPLQSVAELKGKTVVLNKGSNVHYLLVKQLEENGVDYKDVDVKYLPPADARAAFEKGSVDAWVIWDPFLAAAETATGGRVIANGEGVVSNHEFYLATREFAEKYPDLVEILLEEADKIDAWSKDHPRELAEKLSPQLGIDVESLELAAGRRAYGIQQIDEELIQAQQSIADIFYELGLIPDKLDIHDAILK, encoded by the coding sequence ATGAACAAGAGTAAGTCTAAACGGGCAGCACAGGGGGTTATCGCGGCGGCTTCGGCCTTGCTGCTGGCGGTGGTATTGTCCGCTTGCAACGCAAGCAGCAGCGATGGCCAGGCGGAGGGCCAGTCGGCCTCGGGGGCAGCAGCGGTTCCGGCATCAACGGAAGCATCGGTGGCGGGGGCGCCGTCCGAGACAAGGGATATTACGATCCGCATCGGATATCAGAAATACGGGACGATCAATATTCTGAAAGCGGACGGAGCGCTCGATCGCCGTCTGGAGGAAGAACGCAACATTAAAATCGAATGGACGGAGTTTCCGGGTGGACCGCAATTGCTTGAGGCCTTGAATGTGGGGAGTGTCGACGTCGGGCATACGGGAGAGGCGCCGCCGATCTTTGCCCAGGCTGCGGGTGCCAAACTGGTCTATCTGGCGCATGAGCCGGCTAGTCCCCGAAGCGAGGGAATCATCGTACCGAAGGATTCGCCGCTCCAATCCGTCGCCGAGCTGAAAGGGAAGACCGTTGTGCTCAATAAGGGCTCCAATGTTCATTATTTGCTAGTGAAGCAGCTGGAGGAGAACGGTGTAGATTATAAGGATGTCGATGTAAAATACCTGCCGCCCGCCGATGCGCGTGCTGCATTCGAGAAGGGGAGCGTGGATGCTTGGGTGATCTGGGATCCATTCCTCGCCGCTGCGGAGACCGCCACGGGGGGCAGGGTGATTGCCAATGGGGAGGGCGTCGTCTCCAATCATGAATTCTACCTGGCCACCCGCGAATTTGCCGAGAAGTATCCGGATCTCGTAGAGATTCTGCTGGAAGAGGCGGATAAAATCGACGCTTGGTCCAAGGACCACCCGCGAGAGCTCGCGGAGAAGCTGTCGCCCCAGCTTGGTATTGACGTCGAATCGCTGGAGCTGGCTGCGGGCCGCAGAGCCTACGGCATTCAGCAGATCGACGAGGAACTGATCCAGGCCCAGCAATCGATTGCTGATATCTTTTATGAGCTGGGACTTATCCCGGATAAGCTGGATATCCATGACGCGATTTTAAAATAA
- the ssuD gene encoding FMNH2-dependent alkanesulfonate monooxygenase, whose amino-acid sequence MKVFWFIPTHGDGRYLGTSQGARAVDLHYMQQIAVAADRLGYEGVLIPTGSSCEDPWVVASSLVPVTQRLKFLVALRPGLTSPTLAARMAATLDRISDGRLLLNVVAGGDPVELAGDGLFLDHSARYELTSEFLDIWRRELSGETVDYEGKHLRVEGGHILYPGIQQPYPPLWFGGSSEAAQQVAADHVDVYLTWGEPPAEVAKKIAEMRRLAEARGRAIRFGIRLHVIVRETEDEAWAAAHDLIKHLDEETIAAAQKIFARFDSVGQKRMSTLHGGSKEQLEISPNLWAGIGLVRGGAGTALVGSPDIVAERMQEYADLGIETFIFSGYPHLEEAYRVAELLFPLLPLQQRSEAAGPSSISPFGEIIANNVRPTPKASAH is encoded by the coding sequence ATGAAAGTATTTTGGTTCATACCGACCCATGGAGATGGGCGTTATTTAGGTACCAGTCAAGGCGCGCGTGCAGTGGATCTCCATTATATGCAGCAGATTGCCGTCGCAGCCGACCGGCTCGGCTATGAGGGCGTATTGATTCCGACGGGCAGCTCTTGCGAGGATCCGTGGGTAGTAGCTTCTTCACTGGTGCCTGTTACGCAGCGCCTGAAGTTCCTTGTCGCGCTCCGCCCGGGGCTGACCTCGCCGACGCTTGCGGCGCGAATGGCCGCGACATTGGATCGCATTTCGGATGGCAGGCTGCTGCTGAACGTCGTGGCCGGGGGCGATCCCGTGGAGCTGGCTGGAGACGGCTTGTTCCTGGATCACTCCGCCCGCTATGAGCTGACGAGTGAATTTCTTGATATTTGGCGCCGGGAGCTCTCTGGGGAGACTGTTGATTATGAAGGGAAGCATCTGCGGGTCGAGGGCGGACATATTCTGTATCCCGGCATTCAGCAGCCTTATCCGCCGCTCTGGTTCGGCGGCTCGTCGGAGGCGGCGCAGCAGGTGGCCGCGGACCATGTCGACGTCTATTTGACCTGGGGCGAACCGCCGGCCGAAGTCGCGAAGAAGATCGCTGAGATGCGCAGGCTGGCCGAAGCGCGGGGACGCGCGATCCGGTTTGGCATCCGCCTGCATGTTATCGTTCGCGAGACGGAGGACGAGGCCTGGGCCGCGGCCCATGATCTCATCAAGCATTTGGATGAGGAGACGATCGCGGCGGCGCAGAAAATTTTTGCCCGTTTCGATTCGGTCGGGCAGAAGCGGATGTCCACGCTGCATGGCGGCAGCAAGGAGCAGCTGGAGATCAGCCCGAATCTATGGGCAGGGATAGGCCTCGTTCGCGGTGGTGCAGGCACGGCGCTAGTCGGCAGCCCGGACATCGTCGCTGAGCGGATGCAGGAGTATGCGGATCTCGGGATCGAGACATTCATTTTCTCAGGATATCCGCATTTGGAGGAAGCCTATCGCGTGGCGGAGCTGCTGTTCCCGCTGCTGCCGCTGCAGCAAAGAAGCGAGGCGGCGGGGCCGTCCTCCATCAGCCCGTTCGGCGAGATTATAGCAAACAATGTGCGGCCAACGCCGAAGGCATCGGCGCATTAA
- the ssuC gene encoding aliphatic sulfonate ABC transporter permease SsuC, translating to MGKKKWHLQALPWYIPLLILIVWQMLGSTGLMPERTLPSPIEVFQAGWKLTTNGELAAAIGISTWRALIGFIIGGLLGFILGLLNGVIPLSEKLTDSTIQMIRNVPHLAMIPLVIAWFGIGEEGRIFLVALGVFFPIYINTLHGIRSVDPSLIEMGQVYGLRHWELYRRVILPGALPSILVGFRFALGIMWLTLIVAETIAANSGIGYMAMNAREFFQLDVVVLSILLYALLGKLSDLMAKGFERRWLRWHPHFAKEGSRFKSV from the coding sequence ATGGGAAAGAAGAAGTGGCATTTGCAGGCTTTGCCTTGGTATATCCCCCTGCTTATTCTGATCGTCTGGCAGATGCTCGGCAGCACCGGTCTTATGCCCGAACGTACGCTGCCGTCGCCGATTGAAGTGTTCCAGGCAGGTTGGAAATTGACGACGAACGGTGAATTGGCGGCGGCGATCGGCATCAGCACATGGAGAGCGTTGATCGGCTTTATCATCGGCGGTTTGCTGGGTTTCATATTAGGGTTATTGAACGGGGTGATCCCGCTCTCGGAGAAGCTGACGGATTCCACGATCCAGATGATCCGAAACGTGCCGCATCTGGCGATGATTCCGCTCGTGATCGCCTGGTTTGGCATCGGGGAAGAGGGCAGAATTTTTCTTGTCGCGCTGGGTGTATTTTTTCCGATTTATATTAATACGCTGCATGGCATCCGCTCGGTCGATCCAAGCCTGATTGAAATGGGGCAGGTGTACGGGCTGCGCCATTGGGAGCTGTACCGGCGCGTTATACTGCCAGGCGCGCTGCCGTCGATTCTGGTGGGCTTCCGTTTCGCTCTCGGCATCATGTGGCTGACGCTGATCGTGGCCGAGACGATCGCGGCCAATTCCGGCATCGGATATATGGCAATGAATGCGCGGGAGTTCTTCCAGCTGGACGTTGTGGTGCTTAGTATTTTACTGTACGCACTGCTCGGCAAATTATCAGATCTGATGGCCAAAGGGTTTGAAAGGAGGTGGCTGAGATGGCATCCGCACTTCGCCAAAGAAGGCTCGCGATTCAAGAGCGTCTAA
- a CDS encoding ATP-binding cassette domain-containing protein — protein MASALRQRRLAIQERLRKDTPREPYLDAPPKEPSLQAEADGNRKRIAQDDTPTNGVSIELDAVSKQFGSKQVLRNIQLSVQPGSFVAIVGQSGCGKSTLLRLLSGLDQASGGSLRLQGQEVQGIHPATRFMFQDSRLLPWNTVLDNVKLGLTGSGSDDPRRRAYEALELVGLADRAEEWPSVLSGGQRQRVALARALVGNPRLLLFDEPLGALDALTRIEMQRLIEHLWKRRGFTAVMVTHDVSEAVALADRVILIEQGEIALDLQITLARPRHRDAGFAHFEQIILDRVLARDDGELHSPHVPLYDI, from the coding sequence ATGGCATCCGCACTTCGCCAAAGAAGGCTCGCGATTCAAGAGCGTCTAAGAAAGGATACGCCTCGGGAGCCGTACCTCGATGCGCCGCCGAAGGAACCCTCCCTGCAGGCCGAAGCGGACGGCAACCGGAAGCGAATTGCGCAGGATGACACGCCGACTAACGGCGTATCGATTGAGCTGGACGCGGTGTCCAAGCAATTCGGCAGCAAGCAGGTGCTGCGGAACATTCAATTGTCGGTGCAGCCCGGCAGCTTCGTGGCCATCGTCGGCCAGAGCGGCTGCGGCAAAAGCACGCTGCTGCGCCTTCTATCGGGGCTCGATCAGGCGAGCGGCGGGTCATTGAGGCTGCAGGGGCAGGAGGTTCAGGGCATTCACCCTGCAACGAGGTTCATGTTCCAGGATTCGCGCCTGCTGCCTTGGAATACTGTGCTGGACAACGTGAAGCTGGGCCTGACCGGCTCGGGTTCCGACGATCCGCGGCGGCGAGCCTATGAAGCCCTTGAGCTGGTCGGGCTTGCAGATCGGGCTGAGGAATGGCCGTCCGTCCTGTCCGGGGGCCAGCGGCAGCGGGTCGCTTTGGCCCGGGCCTTGGTCGGGAATCCGCGCCTGCTGCTGTTCGATGAACCGCTTGGCGCGCTGGACGCGTTGACCCGTATCGAGATGCAGCGCCTGATCGAGCATTTATGGAAGCGGCGGGGCTTCACGGCCGTTATGGTTACGCATGATGTGAGCGAGGCGGTGGCTTTGGCGGACCGGGTCATTCTGATCGAGCAGGGGGAGATTGCGCTGGATCTGCAAATTACGCTGGCCCGGCCGCGCCATCGGGATGCAGGCTTTGCCCATTTTGAACAGATCATTCTTGACCGGGTATTGGCTCGGGATGACGGGGAGCTGCACAGCCCTCATGTTCCTTTATACGATATTTGA
- a CDS encoding MFS transporter, whose amino-acid sequence MRDKGKWINSPYTYALGMFAMMVPSQAFSSFYSYFYVEKLGLGIGLATLARTVFLIWDAVNNPLFGYWSDRTHTRYGRRRPWVFGAMPLFMLCFVLIFSPPGGLTERGLFSWFLIMLVLFEAAATVLWVNYGALFPELFRGDRLRAKASAIQQGYQVAALLVGTALTPLIFTAVGFSKMAILYAGVFAVFMFLCMLSVREREETDEGEPLRLMAAFRATLRNTKFWVFNIANSFAQTVNGLVSSIIPFYAKYVLRIPEASVSILLASVFVSVIPMVFVWYWIIRSMDGVRAWRLSLIAYGLTVIPLWFGHNLISGMLAGIVFGFGLAGFLVTPALVGGRIIDEDAAKTGLRREGIYTAVSGFITRSSGLISALAFFVVGLIFGYESGERPGPEPALAFQYLISVVPLCLLLISVIISYTVKFDFRENRTEGSRGSHE is encoded by the coding sequence ATGCGTGACAAAGGAAAATGGATCAACTCGCCGTACACGTATGCGCTGGGGATGTTTGCGATGATGGTGCCGAGTCAGGCCTTCAGCTCGTTTTATAGCTATTTCTATGTGGAGAAGCTGGGGCTGGGGATTGGGCTGGCTACTTTGGCGCGAACGGTTTTTCTCATCTGGGATGCCGTGAACAATCCGTTATTCGGGTACTGGTCGGACCGGACACATACCCGTTACGGCCGCCGCAGGCCGTGGGTGTTCGGGGCGATGCCTTTGTTTATGCTGTGCTTTGTACTGATATTCTCCCCTCCAGGTGGACTAACGGAGCGAGGGCTGTTTAGCTGGTTTCTTATTATGCTTGTTCTCTTCGAGGCCGCGGCTACGGTGTTGTGGGTGAACTACGGGGCCCTGTTCCCGGAGCTGTTTCGCGGAGACCGCCTTCGTGCCAAAGCCTCTGCGATCCAGCAGGGTTACCAGGTTGCGGCGCTGCTTGTCGGCACGGCATTAACGCCTCTTATTTTTACAGCAGTTGGCTTTTCCAAGATGGCTATCCTGTATGCCGGTGTATTCGCTGTATTTATGTTCCTCTGCATGCTGAGTGTGCGGGAAAGAGAGGAAACGGACGAAGGGGAGCCGCTTCGGCTGATGGCCGCTTTTCGGGCAACGCTGCGGAATACGAAGTTCTGGGTGTTCAACATCGCCAATTCATTTGCCCAAACCGTGAACGGGCTGGTCAGCTCGATCATCCCTTTCTACGCCAAATACGTCCTGCGGATTCCAGAGGCTTCCGTATCGATCCTGCTGGCCTCCGTGTTCGTATCGGTCATTCCAATGGTGTTCGTCTGGTACTGGATCATTCGCAGCATGGACGGCGTCAGGGCCTGGCGGTTATCGCTGATCGCATACGGATTAACCGTTATCCCGCTCTGGTTCGGCCATAATTTGATTAGCGGCATGCTGGCGGGCATCGTGTTTGGCTTCGGGCTGGCCGGCTTTCTGGTGACCCCGGCACTGGTGGGAGGCCGAATAATTGATGAGGATGCCGCTAAAACCGGCTTAAGGAGAGAAGGTATCTATACCGCGGTAAGCGGGTTCATAACGCGTTCGAGCGGGCTGATCTCGGCGCTGGCTTTTTTCGTGGTCGGCCTCATATTCGGATATGAGAGCGGAGAGCGTCCTGGCCCTGAACCAGCGCTGGCGTTTCAATACTTAATCAGCGTCGTACCGCTATGCCTGCTGCTCATATCCGTCATCATATCTTATACGGTGAAATTTGATTTTCGGGAAAACCGCACGGAGGGGAGCCGTGGCAGCCATGAGTAG
- a CDS encoding polysaccharide deacetylase family protein, with product MSRKLIINCDDFGQSTAMNQAIMHLLEEGKVSSATMMAVAPGFEEAAAWSARRRQPNIGLHLTLTSEFEALRWGSLTGDASLQDESGCMHKTVREFEQKARTRAVAKELDAQYERVKKAGITISHIDNHMGSLYGVATGRSMLPLMFWKASRWKVPARFFRYIFREDPLLSSLSSIERPVARAAALADVLGVPILDYLLSHPFGLQAGETYDSFKRSIIGKLYRLPSGVSETYFHPGREDSWMMAHIPNWEKRVWEFRLLFDDDLAYAMQDARVELVDYRYVQEKLRRPRIRSGFRLVREFVRK from the coding sequence ATGAGTAGAAAGCTGATTATCAACTGCGATGATTTTGGTCAAAGCACAGCTATGAATCAGGCGATCATGCATCTGTTGGAGGAAGGCAAGGTGTCATCGGCGACGATGATGGCCGTGGCTCCCGGCTTTGAAGAAGCCGCAGCGTGGAGCGCGCGCCGGAGGCAGCCCAACATCGGACTTCACCTCACGCTGACTAGCGAATTCGAGGCGCTGCGCTGGGGAAGCTTAACCGGCGATGCTTCCCTCCAGGATGAGAGTGGCTGTATGCATAAGACCGTAAGGGAGTTTGAGCAAAAGGCGCGAACCAGAGCAGTAGCCAAAGAACTGGATGCCCAATACGAGCGGGTCAAGAAAGCCGGAATAACCATCAGCCATATCGATAATCACATGGGCAGCCTGTACGGTGTAGCAACGGGACGCAGTATGCTGCCGCTCATGTTCTGGAAGGCATCGCGGTGGAAAGTGCCGGCGCGGTTCTTTCGCTATATTTTTCGTGAAGATCCGCTGCTTAGCTCACTGTCCAGTATTGAACGTCCGGTGGCACGTGCTGCAGCGCTGGCAGATGTGCTGGGAGTGCCGATCCTGGATTATCTGTTGTCGCATCCCTTTGGCTTGCAAGCCGGGGAAACGTACGACAGCTTCAAGCGGTCGATCATTGGCAAGCTCTACAGGCTGCCGTCCGGTGTAAGCGAGACGTATTTTCACCCGGGAAGAGAGGATTCTTGGATGATGGCGCATATTCCCAATTGGGAGAAGCGGGTATGGGAGTTTCGCTTGTTGTTTGACGATGATTTGGCTTATGCAATGCAGGATGCCCGGGTGGAACTGGTGGACTATCGATATGTGCAGGAGAAGCTGCGGCGTCCCCGGATCAGGTCGGGCTTCCGGCTTGTGAGGGAGTTTGTGAGGAAATGA